CCCGCTGCGACGAGGCGGCGAAAACGGCACCGAGGGGAGCCCGTGCCCACGGTCACCGTTTGGCCGTGCCAACCCCGGCCTTGGCCGCACCGCCAGCCCGAGGGAGCGGCGAAAGGACGGCGGCACCGGCGGGGCCCAGCCCCGATGAGTCAGGCCGCGGTTCCTCCCCGCGGGCCAAGCGAAGACGAGAGCAAAGGGCGTGACGGCGGCGTGCCCGCGGTGGGGACGGGCCCCGCTGCTCACTCCAGGGCTCCCCGGTGCCACCACGGTCCCCAGGTCGATGGGGACGGGCCGATTCCCAAGGCCTCCGCTCGCTGGCTGTGTAACCCAGTGAGAAGAAGTCCCACTTTTCTGCTTCCAGGATGTGCAAGAAGCAGCCgcggggttttggggtgtttgtgGTGCCCATGGTGGGAAGCCAGCAGGGGACAGacagcccctgccccgctccAGGCAAAGCCCTGGTGCTCCCCGGTGTTGTGAAGGGTGAAATGTCCTGTCCCCACTCCAAGATTTGCACTGGGCTGGCACCAAAGCTGCTTCAGGAGCTGTCACCCCGGTACCAGCCTTGGGGATGTGTCCGTGGCACCAGGGAGTGCCCCAAGTGCCCCGCAGCGAGGACGAGCAGGAGCACAGCGGGTCCATTTCCTCTCCTTATCCTTCCGCTCAAAACAGGTCGAAATCTGTTTTGGGGCTGTCGGTGGGGCGGCATCCCCAGGGAACGGGAATTTTGGGGTGACCCCAGAGAGGGCCCCCCAAATCCTCCCGCTCCTGAGCCAGCTATGAAAAGCAACATCATGGCAGGACGTCGGCGGCTTTGGAATCAGAGCGGGCGCGTTTTAAATCCTTTAATAAGGATTCGTCAGAGGGAAAGCCGGCGCCAGCAGCAGCCGtaagcccagctccagcagcacggcTGCAGAATCTGACCCCGCTCCCCTTCTGCTGGATTTTGGAAACGGGGCCGGGGGTGGGAATCCTGGCCCGGTGCGAGATGAACTGAGGGAAAAGCACCGGCCGAGAAGGCTCGTGGTCATCGGGGACAAgaagcagaggctgggaggTGATGAGATCCCGTCGTGGTCGCAACCACAAGTGACACCGAGCCGCAGCGTGGTCCCCGTGACAATGTTTTGGGGTGTGCCACAAGGACAGGGCCAAGCGCCCCCGGTGCGAGCGGAACGGGAGCTGGAGGAGCGGCGGGGTCACGGCAGTGTCACCCCACAGAGCTCCTCATCCCTGGCAGTGGGGTCCCTGCCCGGTCGGGCGTCCCCTTGTCCCCTCACCAAGGGACACGGCGccgagctgctgccagcccctcctGCCGCCGGGTTGCGCTCGGTTTTTGGGGCCAGCAGGAAGCTCGGGGCCGTCCCGCGCGGCAGGGCAGGGCCCTGAGAAGGGAGTGGAGCCGAGCAGGGAGCGGAGCAATTTTCCAGCAGCGTTTCAAGGGCCTCCGGGGCCGATAATTAAAAACGAGGCGCAAGTAAACACTCTCAGAGCGCTTCTAGAGGCGGGCGCCCAGCAGAGATTGCTCTGCCTCCGCCGCCCCGGCGCCGTTACGGAGCGATCCCCGGAGGCGTCGGGCACCGAGACGGGGCCGCTGCCCGTCCCCATGCCCCGGTGGGGGCTCCGCAGCCCCCTCGTCCCCTTAAAGCACCCAAAAAGCTCGCGGCCGCCGGGCAGCTCCGTccctggagagctgccagggaGGCTCGGCCGCAGTTTTGCTTCCGGCATCGTGCAACCGGAGCTGGGCAGAAAGCAAGCGGCGGCCCCAGGACGCGTCCCCCCGGTGTGTttggccccccccagccccgaccACTCACCCTTTTTGAACTCCTCCAGCATGGCGTCCAGCTTGGTGTCGTGGAAGACGACGTGGACGGGGTGGTTGTAGAACTTGGTGATGGTCTTGAGGGGCGTGCAGTCGTCGGGGTCGACGAAGGCCAGGTCCTTGATGTAGAGGATGTCCATGATGTTGGAGCGCTCGTCCTCGTAGACGGGGATGCGCGTGTAGCCGCTCTCCATGATCTCCGACATGGTGTTGAAGTCCAGGATGGCGTCGCTGTTGATCATGAAGCAGTTCTGCAGCGGGGTCATCACGTCCTCCACCGTCTTGGTGCGCAGCTCCAGGGCGCCCTGGATCATGTTGAGCTCCTCCCGCACCAGGTCGTTGTAGGGCTCCGTCACCTTCAGCATCTCCACCAGCTTCTCCCGGTTGTAGACGGTGCCGATCTCCTGGCCCAGGATGCAGTCCAGGAGCTTGCTGATGGGGTAGGAGAGCGGGAAGGTCACCAGCATGAAGAACTTGGTGACCACGATGGTGTTGGCGCCCACGGCCAGCCCGTGGCGGGAGCACAGCGCCTGGGGCACGATCTCCCCGAAGATGACGATGCCGATGGTGGAGGCCACCACGGCGCCGATGCCGGAGCCGATGAGGTCGTCGAGCAGGATGGTGAGCGTGGTGTTGACCAGCACgttgcccagcagcagggagcacagcaggTAGTTCCCCTTGCGGCGGATGGGCTCGATCTTGCGCGCGTAGCGCTTCTCCTTCTCCGTGCCGCAGTTCTGCACGATGCGCAGCTCCATGGGGTCCAGCGCCATCAGCCCCAGGTTGAGCCCGCTGAACATCCCCgacagcaccagcagcccccccagcagcgtCACCTGCAGCCAGAGCGGCAGCAGCGACTtcttctcctccagcaccaccagctgccCGTCGGGCCCCCGGTGCggcagccagggctgcccgGGCCCCCTCTGGCTGCACAGCACGTAGGTCTTGGCCCTCTCGTCCTTGCGCAGCGGCTGCACCTGCACTCGGAGCAGCGCCGAGGTGCtgcggggctcggcggggccgggccgcacCACCAGGTCCTGGGAGCGCTCGGGGCAGCTCCCgttggcggcggcggcggcggcttcGGCCGAGGCGTTGGCGGCGGGGCGCAGCTCGGCGAAGGCCACCCGCTCGCCGGTGCGcgggcccagccccagcccgtaGAGGCGCAGCAGGAGCTCGCTGCCCTCCGTCACCCGGATCGGGCcctgcgccgccgccgccgccgccggttTGGAGCTCTCCTCCAGCCGCATGCCCAGGATCACGCTGTCCCCCGCCGCCAGCACcggggagccgccgccgccgccgggcagcgccaggaggagcagcagcggcGGTAGCAGCGGTGGGGGGGACGCGgggccccggccgccgccgcctcctccgcccggtcccggccccgctgagctccccccccccccgccgccgcctcctccccgccgccgcccgctgcccgccgccaTGTTGGGGTCTCGCGGCCGCCGCGCTCGCTGTGACGTCACGCGGCGGAGCCACGCCCCCTCCGTGCCCGCCCGCCCGGGAGGGGgaggccccgccccgccccgcagcGCTGCCCCGCCCCCTCCGCGCGCAGAGCGGGAACGCCCAGAGAGGGGCTTAAAGGGGCAATGGCGGGTGGGGACCACAGGGAGGGTGGGgtgatgggatgggatggggtggggtggggtggggtggggtagggtagggtagggtagggcAGGATGGGGTAGGATAGAATTAAatgggatgggataggatgggataggatgggataggatgggataggatgggatgggataggataggataggataggataggacgggataggataggataggataggataggacgGGATAGGATAGGACGGGATAGGACAGGACGGGATAGGACAGGACAGAACGGGGTtaggggtgggatgggatgatAGGACAGGATAGGAGAGGGTGAgataggatgggatgggatcaGGTAGGACAGGATAGAGTAGGATAGAATaagatgggatgggataggaGGGGATAGGgtaggatgggatgggattaggATAGGatgatgggatgggatggacaGGATAGGATAAGGAGGGATGGAATAGGGTAAAACGGGATAGAACAGAATTGGATGGGATTAGGATAGGATAGGGTGAGATAgtatgggatgggatggggttaggggtgggatgggatgcgATGATAGGACAGGATAGGAGAGGGTGAGATAGAatgggatgggataggatgggatggggtaGGACAGGATAGGGTAGGATAGAATaagatgggatgggataggatagggtaggatgggatgggattaggATAGGATGATGGGATGGACAGGACAGGATAAGGAGGGATGGGATAGGATAGGGTAAAACGGGATAGAACAGAATGGGATGGGattaggataggataggataggataggataggataggataggataggacaGCACAGGACAGGGTAGGATATGGGGGTATCTCTTATGTGGAGTGGGTCAGGGTGCAGAAGGAGAACGGATGGGGAGCAAAGGTGGGGAGATAAGGTGGGGCGCTGAGGGCATGGGGGTCTCTGAGGGCATAGGGGGTCCCTAAGGGGGCTCTGAGAGCATGGAAGGGGAGGGTATAAGGGCATGGGAGGGGGCTCTTAGGGCATGGGGGGATCTCTTGCGGGGTGTCTAAGGGCACTGGGGGGTCTAAGGGCACGGAGCGGGGACCTAAGGACAGCGGGGGTGGGGCACTAGGACCCAGGGCGGCCGCTGAGACCTGCGGGAAGCCGAGAGCTGGCGGGGGGCGCTAGGACCCGCGCGGCCCCggtcccctccccgctgcggGCCCCGAGGCCCTCCCAGAACTACATTCCCCAGCATGCCCCGCGCGCTATCCCCGCCCTCTTCGTGACGGACGGCGCCGGGCGGCCAATCAGCTCGCGGGaccggcggggcggggcggccaATGGgcgcgcggggcgggcggcggcgggggaagatggcggcggcggcgggccgGTGGCGGGCCgggctgtggctgctggccGTGGCGCTGCGCCTCGGCGGGCCGCGGGCGGAGCAGACCGAGGAGCACCTGAAGCGGGAGCACTCGTTATCCAAACCCTACCAGGGTgagcggcaccggcaccgggatcgggaccgggaccgggggtTGGCGGGGCCCGGTACCGGCGGTCGAGGGGGGGGGCCCCGTACCGGGGGTGTGGGGCCCGGTGCTGCTTTTGGGGTGCCGGGGGTTGGGGGACCGGGGTTTGGGGTGCCCGGTACAGGGGTTTAGGGTACCCGGTACCGGGTTTTGGGGTActtggggtcgggggggggcgGTATTGGGGGTCGGCGGGGCCCGGTACCGGATTTGGGGTGCTGGGATTTGGGGTACCGGGGTGTTGGAGGGCCGGTACAGTGATTGGGGGCACCTCGTACCGGGTATTGGGGTGCCTGGCTTTGGGGGGACCCGGGActggggttggggtttgggggggggggcccggtgTTGGATTTAGGGGTTCCAGTGCTGGGTTGAGGGtgaggggattttgggggtgcTGGGATTTTTAGGGTGTCTGGTgtggggctttttggggtgcccAGTACCAGGATTTGGGTGCCCCGTGTGTGGGgtgtggggatttggggtgctggAGTTTTGGGGCACCAAGTACCGGGTTTGGGGTGCGGGGGCGCCTGGTACTGGGTTTTGGGATGCTCTGTGCAGGGGTTTTGGGTGCGGCTTTGGGGCAGCCAGGTTTTGGGGGAGCTCAGTGCAAGGTTTTGGGGGTACCTGGGCCCTGGGGTTTGGGCGCCCAGTGCTGGTTTTGGTGtgctggggatttggggtgcccGGCATAGGGATTCAGGCCACCCGGTACTGCATCTTGTGTGCCTGGTGCGTGGGTTTTGAGTGTTGGGGACTTTTGGGGTGCCCagtggggggggtttggggtgccaGGCTTAGGGAGCAGGGGCTTTGAGATTCCTGGTACCAGGATTTGGGATGCCCGGTGTGGGGGTGCCAAGTTTGGGGTGTGGGGAGTTTGGGGTGCCCTGTGTGGGAATTTGGGGTGCCCAGTGAGGGGGATTtgggtgcctgctgctgggtttggggtgctggggacgtTGGGTGTCTGGTATGGGGTTTAGGGCACCTGGTACTGGGTTTTGGGTGCTTGGTGTGTGGTTTTGAGGTgctggggattttggggtgccAGGGTTTTGAGGTGCTGGGATTTGGGATgcccagttctggcagtttgGGGTGCCTGGTgtgggtgttttggggtgcccAGTGCAGGGCTTTGGGGCACCTGCTGTGGATATTTAGATGCTGGGGCTTTGGGGTACTCAGTGCAGGGTTTTGGGGGTACCTGGGCCCTGGAGTTTTGGGATGCCGGGCTTTTGGGGTGTGCCAGGATTTGGTGGCGACCGCGTGTGTGGGCCGGCAGGCGTGGGCTCGGCCAGCTCGGGGCTGTGGGACCTGCAGGGCAACGCCATGGTGATGCCGCAGTACATCCGCCTCACCCCCGACCTACAGAGCAAGCGAGGCGCTGTCTGGAACCGCGTGGTGAgccccgggctgggggggggcagcgggaccggggggggctgggggggggcagcggggccggggggggctgggggtatCCCCCATGGGGTGGGGTAACGGGGTGGGTGAGGGTCAGGGTTCAGAgagggaggttttggggtcggGGAGCAGGTGGAAGGGTTCAGGTGTGGGAATTAGGGTGAGTTTCGGGGAggttgggggggttggggaaagtggggggggagctgggggtgtggAGCAATAGTGgttgggggattttggggagtTTGAGGATGGGTGGGGGTCAAATTAGGGCAATgagggaggttggggggggcaGGCCAGCAGGTAGGAGGGAGTTattggggtgtgggggtggttgggtgggggggtctggggtaaaaggaggggaaataaggggggaaatggggggaaatgggggcggtgggaatggggctgggggcagcagcactgaggtTTGCAGCTTGGGGATTCCTGCGTGGGCTGAGCCCCCTTTTGGGGTGACTGCCCtgagggggggtcccggcgTGAATCTGGGGGGGTCTTGGGCTGCCGTTCCTATAAAACACTGAGGgaggtttggggttggggtttttGGTCCTCTTTGCAGCTCCCACAAACACCACTGCCTGTGCGAGGCTCAGCTCCCGCCGGGTTCCCGCAGGGAGTTCATTTGCAGCTCAGGCTATAATTGGCTCGGGAGCAATTAGGAGCGGGGCCGTTCCCCACGCCCCTCCAGCCGCCCATTCCCTAGCCACAAGGTGCCGACCTCGCTGTGAGCCCGGAGTTGTTTCCTCGGCTTCTGATAGCCCTGGGCTACAACCGAGTCCCTCGGCCTAATGATGTCCCTCGGCGTTAATTAAGAGCTTAATTATCCTCGCTCCTATCTGAAACCCAGGGAAATGGGGAGCGCCCGTGGGCTCGGCAGGGCCACGGGCTGTGGTGGTGGGCGCCGCCTGCCCCTCGGTGCAGGGGGGGGCGTTGGGGGCTCCCCGATTTCACGCCCTCGTCCCTCCCCCTGCAGCCGTGCTACCTCCGCGactgggagctgcaggtgcaCTTCAAAATCCACGGGCAAGGCAAGAAGAACCTGAACGGCGACGGCTTCGCCATCTGGTACACCAAGGACCGCATGCAGCCGGGTGAGCGCAGCGGGGCCCTCAGCGCGGTGCCGGGTGCTCCCGGGCTGCCTCGGGAGCCCTCTGTGGGGCCCGAGGGCTGCTTCCCCTTCATGCTGGCAGGCCAAAAAGGGAGTGACAGCCGTGGGAGATGCGTGGTGCTGGGGGTTGTGGGGTccctgggaggctgcagcctgctcagCACCGTTTTGCCTTGCTCGAGGCGTGCAGGGCGGTGCAGCTGGAAGCGTGGGGCTTCAGTTAGGgactgggctggggggggaagctggagcctggcccagcacagggcaggggatTTAACCTGTCCCTCTGAGCACCCAGCCTGTGGCACCGAGGGTCTGTGGGCTCGTTTATCCACACAAGGCTGTGTGGAGCCCTGCAGTGCCCGGCTCTGCACGTGAAGCCCTGTTCTGCGAGGTGATGTGGGTCCTCATTTTGCCATCAGGGGAAAGCTGGGGGCAGGAGAGCCCTCCCCAGTGATCCCATCAGCCTGTGGCCTGGGTCTCCCTGCCACCAAGGTGTCAGCAAGCCTCTGCATGCCCTGCCCCTCTACACCTTACGAATTCAACTTGCGGGGGGTTTCCCTCGGTGATCTGAAGGTAAATTTGTCCCTGTGtgagctgcagagcaccagcCTCACTGCCTGGCACGGAGAATGATGCAAAGGAACGCGGAACCAACCCTGCCTGGCGTTGCGATGCCTTCCTTGCCTTGCACCATCACCAGCAgcccattttatttcttctaggACCTGTCTTTGGAAGCAAGGACAACTTCCTGGGCCTGGGGGTGTTTGTGGACACCTACCCGAacgaggagaagcagcaggaggtgagcGAGGGGCGATAGCTGGCAGCGTGCCGCTTGCAGGGTGCCTGCCGAGCGTGGCACGGGCAGCGCTGGCTCAGCACCCAGGTTATGGCCCGCAGCTGGTGCAGCCCTTCAGCCCCACGGCGAGGGGTGGTGGCCTTGGGCTCCTGACTCGGAGGCCAGCTGGCTACAAGCAGACGCTGCTCAGCTTCCTTTGCACCCTTTCCCTCTCTGTGTCGTTGGTTTCCGCCCAGGGAAGCGATAACTTGGATAGGTGAGAAGCTGCGGGGTGGTTCTGTTGTCAGCTTCacccagagggaaaaaaatcctgggGTAGGAGAAAATTGGTGGATCTCATCACCTCTGCGTGGCGAGCTCTTGCGCCTTCTGAAGGCTGCTGGCAAGCAGCAGTTGAGGGGAGGCTGTGCCAGGAGCGTGGGCCTTGTAGACCTCaagcagagcagcccagcagccaaaCCCAGCCTGCCGAGCTGTTTTatggcagccagccctgctgcagggcatgAAAGGTGCCCGTCTGCAGACCTTTGGGTTCGTGATGCATTGTTTGTTTGCCTGGGGTTTATTGGTTTCTGTGGAGAAGAGGGCACAGAGGCAGTTAGAAGCGGGCTCCACCCGTCCTGATGCTGGAGTCAGTTTTGTCAGCCCGAAAACAAAGCTGGCCCTGCCCTTACTTCCAGCTGCCCCTAGAAAACAGGCGTTGTTTTACCGTTTCACCCCAAGACGTTGGCACCAaccaccccacagcaccaccGTCATTCTTCACTGCGGTCCCCGAGGGACAGGGGGCACCGTTTGGATGCGCCCTGACCTCGGAGCTGCTGAGCAAACGTTGAGCAACCGGCGGCTTCTGGCGCGGGGCTGGACTTTGTGCCCGCAGCAGCGCCCTCCCGTTACCGGCACTGCTCGGGGACTGCCGTGGCACTGGGTAGGTGAGGCCGTCCTCTTGACGTGTGGGGCTGTGGCCGTGCTTTTCTGGGGTAAAGAGGCACAGCAGCTCTTctctaaacaaaatgaaatcctTTATGGGACACTTAGGGCTTGACAGCACAGTCagcagctggaggggctgccctcctgcccccgaatgaggaaggagagaggtgGAGGAGCGCCAATCAGGCAGTAATGGTGTGGGGGCTCACggctgctttttctcctttaaaagtTAAAGAAGAATTTTATTACTGAGGGAAGGGGGCAGGTGGCTTGCGGGACCCTTGGGAGCTGTTGGGGAGCTGTCGGTCACGGTCTGTGTCAGCACCTGTGCTCGGGCACGTGGCTTTGTGCAGGAGAGCGGCTGCGCTGCACGGTGAGGAGCAGAAACGTGGTGCGCGAGGGGGCTTCTGCCCAGCCGTGCTGCTTCCTCGCCCTGTGCCCTGGGATTTGGGACCTGGCCCCTACAACCCCCCTCTGCCTTCAGCCTGCGCTAGGCAGGCAGCGTGCTGAGCTCCGCAAACTTCCCAGGTTGCGAGTTAATCCTAAGCTCTGGTCCGTGACCATTTTGCTTCTGTGCTCTTTCTTGCTTTGCGATAACCCTGGACTCGCAGGCTCAGAAGAGGAGGTACAGCCCGGGAAATCAGGTACTTGCTCTTGCCAACCCACTCGTTTCCAAGCTCTTTGGCTTCGTCTCCTTTCCCCGTGAGGGAATTCCCTCATCCGAGCTCCAGAAATCCCCGTGCGAGCAGGGAGGCAGGCGTGGGAGCTGCTCGGTAGCCACGGCTGACCCAGAGGAGGAAGGCTGGAGGGTGGCGAGGGATCGCGGTCAGCTGCTGAGCCCAATTTGGGGAGGCACAGACGGGGAGTGAAGGAGTTTGGGGTGCGCGGGGTGGCGCGGCTCTTCACCCCGCAGGTGTGCCGTGACGCTGGCACGGAGTGGGCAGAGCGGTGGGGGGGAGAGCCCCAAATTCACCCCCGGCCTTGCCCCCGCAGCGCGTCTTCCCCTACATCTCTGCCATGGTGAACAACGGCTCGCTCACCTACGACCACGACCGGGACGGGAGGCCGACCGAGCTGGGGGGCTGCACGGCCATGGTGCGCAACCTCAACCACGACACCTTCCTGGTGATCCGCTACGTCAAGAGGAGGCTGACGGTGGGTGAGGATGGCTGGGGCCGAgcgggcagcccccagcccccccccggtgctaCCGCAGCCTCCTCTCCTTCAGGTGATGATTGACATCGATGGCAAGCACGAGTGGCGGGACTGCATCGACGTGCCGGGCGTGCGCTTGCCCCGCGGGTACTACTTTGGGACCTCCTCTGTCACTGGAGACCTGTCAGGTACCGCCACGGGGCCCTGagtctgcttcctgagcagctCTGGCAGGACTTAAGCAGCTTTGGGTGCTGGAGGTGCGGCTGGGTACGTGGTGAGGCTCACGGGTGTGCCCGAAATCTCTCTGTGCTTTAGGCACCCCCAGGCTGTGAGTGGGAGCCGTGGTTTTTCGTCTTGCTGCAGTTCCCTAGGAGCCAAAACCCCGGTGTAGGTGTGCTGTGCCCCCGAGCACTTTGCTTGAGCTCCTTCTGCCGCTGGGTCAGGCTGACAGTGACACCCAGATGGTGACAGGGACACGGCCAGGCTTCAGCCAGCA
The Anas acuta chromosome 27, bAnaAcu1.1, whole genome shotgun sequence DNA segment above includes these coding regions:
- the CNNM4 gene encoding metal transporter CNNM4, which produces MAAGSGRRRGGGGGGGGGSSAGPGPGGGGGGGRGPASPPPLLPPLLLLLALPGGGGGSPVLAAGDSVILGMRLEESSKPAAAAAAQGPIRVTEGSELLLRLYGLGLGPRTGERVAFAELRPAANASAEAAAAAANGSCPERSQDLVVRPGPAEPRSTSALLRVQVQPLRKDERAKTYVLCSQRGPGQPWLPHRGPDGQLVVLEEKKSLLPLWLQVTLLGGLLVLSGMFSGLNLGLMALDPMELRIVQNCGTEKEKRYARKIEPIRRKGNYLLCSLLLGNVLVNTTLTILLDDLIGSGIGAVVASTIGIVIFGEIVPQALCSRHGLAVGANTIVVTKFFMLVTFPLSYPISKLLDCILGQEIGTVYNREKLVEMLKVTEPYNDLVREELNMIQGALELRTKTVEDVMTPLQNCFMINSDAILDFNTMSEIMESGYTRIPVYEDERSNIMDILYIKDLAFVDPDDCTPLKTITKFYNHPVHVVFHDTKLDAMLEEFKKGKSHLAIVQKVNNEGEGDPFYEVLGLVTLEDVIEEIIKSEILDESDTYTDNRSKKRVGNQKNKRDFSAFKDPVNELKVKVSPQLLLAAHRFLSTEVTLFTPNFISEKILLRLLKYSDVIQELKFDEENKKSPRHFLYTKNKSADYFILILQGKVEVEAGKECMKFEAGAFSYYGVMAISPPPVSETRSPSHVSSLNRSASLSYHERSDSVSSPVGGSNNQLNAGAPYVADFSVRALTDLQFVKITRQEYQNGLTASRMDSCPQSPDSSAPKPDPPEKPEPADETTSLLNERNCLSRRSNHSPMENSI
- the LMAN2L gene encoding VIP36-like protein isoform X4, with amino-acid sequence MGARGGRRRGKMAAAAGRWRAGLWLLAVALRLGGPRAEQTEEHLKREHSLSKPYQGVGSASSGLWDLQGNAMVMPQYIRLTPDLQSKRGAVWNRVPCYLRDWELQVHFKIHGQGKKNLNGDGFAIWYTKDRMQPGPVFGSKDNFLGLGVFVDTYPNEEKQQEAQKRRYSPGNQRVFPYISAMVNNGSLTYDHDRDGRPTELGGCTAMVRNLNHDTFLVIRYVKRRLTVMIDIDGKHEWRDCIDVPGVRLPRGYYFGTSSVTGDLSDLCLMPWELAGWRGALSLSH
- the LMAN2L gene encoding VIP36-like protein isoform X1; translation: MGARGGRRRGKMAAAAGRWRAGLWLLAVALRLGGPRAEQTEEHLKREHSLSKPYQGVGSASSGLWDLQGNAMVMPQYIRLTPDLQSKRGAVWNRVPCYLRDWELQVHFKIHGQGKKNLNGDGFAIWYTKDRMQPGPVFGSKDNFLGLGVFVDTYPNEEKQQEAQKRRYSPGNQRVFPYISAMVNNGSLTYDHDRDGRPTELGGCTAMVRNLNHDTFLVIRYVKRRLTVMIDIDGKHEWRDCIDVPGVRLPRGYYFGTSSVTGDLSDNHDIISLKLYQLTVERTPEEEKRDREVYLPVVDNLKLPGMEAPLEPMSGLALFLIVFFSLVAIVFAIVIGVIVYNKWQEQSRKHFY
- the LMAN2L gene encoding VIP36-like protein isoform X2 — protein: MGARGGRRRGKMAAAAGRWRAGLWLLAVALRLGGPRAEQTEEHLKREHSLSKPYQGVGSASSGLWDLQGNAMVMPQYIRLTPDLQSKRGAVWNRVPCYLRDWELQVHFKIHGQGKKNLNGDGFAIWYTKDRMQPGPVFGSKDNFLGLGVFVDTYPNEEKQQERVFPYISAMVNNGSLTYDHDRDGRPTELGGCTAMVRNLNHDTFLVIRYVKRRLTVMIDIDGKHEWRDCIDVPGVRLPRGYYFGTSSVTGDLSDNHDIISLKLYQLTVERTPEEEKRDREVYLPVVDNLKLPGMEAPLEPMSGLALFLIVFFSLVAIVFAIVIGVIVYNKWQEQSRKHFY
- the LMAN2L gene encoding VIP36-like protein isoform X5, whose translation is MVMPQYIRLTPDLQSKRGAVWNRVPCYLRDWELQVHFKIHGQGKKNLNGDGFAIWYTKDRMQPGPVFGSKDNFLGLGVFVDTYPNEEKQQEAQKRRYSPGNQRVFPYISAMVNNGSLTYDHDRDGRPTELGGCTAMVRNLNHDTFLVIRYVKRRLTVMIDIDGKHEWRDCIDVPGVRLPRGYYFGTSSVTGDLSDNHDIISLKLYQLTVERTPEEEKRDREVYLPVVDNLKLPGMEAPLEPMSGLALFLIVFFSLVAIVFAIVIGVIVYNKWQEQSRKHFY
- the LMAN2L gene encoding VIP36-like protein isoform X3, producing MKGARLQTFGFVMHCLFAWGLLVSVEKRAQRQLEAGSTRPDAGVSFVSPKTKLALPLLPAAPRKQALFYRFTPRRWHQPPHSTTVILHCGPRGTGGTVWMRPDLGAAEQTLSNRRLLARGWTLCPQQRPPVTGTARGLPWHWAQKRRYSPGNQRVFPYISAMVNNGSLTYDHDRDGRPTELGGCTAMVRNLNHDTFLVIRYVKRRLTVMIDIDGKHEWRDCIDVPGVRLPRGYYFGTSSVTGDLSDNHDIISLKLYQLTVERTPEEEKRDREVYLPVVDNLKLPGMEAPLEPMSGLALFLIVFFSLVAIVFAIVIGVIVYNKWQEQSRKHFY